The segment GATCGCCGTCGGCACGCTGGCCTACCTGGCCACCGCGAACCGGCTCAACGCCGAGATCGACCGAAGCCTGCAGCAGCAGGCGGACCTGGTGGCCGGCGCGCTGATCCGGCAGCCCCCGCCGGGGGAACCGGACCGGTTCGACCCGGGCCGGGACCCGCTGCGCCTGCCCGGTGACGACGACCTGCCGACGCAGGTGCTGACCGGTGACGGCCGAGCCGTCGCCGCACCCAACGCGACGGTCGACCTGCCCGTGGACGAGTCCGACCTCGCCCTCGCCCGGTCCGGGACCCGGAGCATCCAGACGCGTGACGTCGTCATCGACGGGACCGCGTACCGGATGGTCACCCAGTCCCTGGGCGACGGGCGCGGCGCCGTCCAGGTGGCCAGCGACCGCAGCGAGACCGACCGGCTGCTCACCACCATGGCCACGGCACTGGCCGCCGTCGGACTGCTGGTCGTGCTGGCCGCGGCCGCCGTCGGCTGGTACGTCGCCCGGCGCATCACCGGCCGCCTGGTGCGTCTGACCGCCGCCGTGGAGGAGGTCGGCAGCACCGGCCGGCTCGACGTCGACGTCCCCCGGGAAGGCGCGGACGAGGTGGCCCGCCTCGGGGGTGAGTTCGACGCCATGCTGGCCCGGCTGGCGGCGAGCCGCGAGGACCAGCAGCGGCTGGTGCAGGACGCCGCGCACGAGCTGCGCACCCCGCTGACGTCGCTGCGCACCAACATCAGCCTGCTGGGCAGCTTCGAGGACCTCGACCCAGCCACCCGGTCGCACGTGCTCGCCGACCTGCAGGGGGAGACCCGCGAACTGACCCACCTGGTCGACGAGATCGTCGACCTGGCCATCGAGGCCCCGGCCCAGGCCGACGCCGAACCGGTCGACCTGGCCGCGGTCGCGCATCGGGTGGCCGAGCGGGCGCGTCGCCGGAGCGGTCGCGAGGTGACCGTCACCGCGGATGCCAGCACCGTGGTCGGCAGCGCCGCCGCGCTGGAGCGCGCGCTGTGGAACCTGGTGGACAACGCCGCAAAGTTCGATGGCTCGGGCGCCCCGATCGAGATCGGGGTGCACGAGGGCACCGTGTGGGTCGCCGACCGCGGCCCGGGTGTCGCGCCGCAGGACCGCGACCGCGTCTTCGACCGCTTCTACCGCGCGGACGACGTACGCGGGAAGCCCGGCTCCGGCCTCGGCCTGGCCATCGTCCGCGAGATCGCGGTCGCGCACGGCGGGACCGTGTTCGTCGACGACCGCGACGGCGGCGGCGCCGTCCTCGGAATGCGGCTGCCCGCAACGCCTTCCACGGCTCAGGCCTGAGCGGGCGCCCCCCGCACGGCCAGGGCGTCAGCAACACGCACCACCACGGGGTCGATCGGTCCGGGCGCCGACGCCACCAGGGAGACCAGCCGGGCACGCATCCGCGGGTCCCAGAACATCGTCACGTGGTTCAGCACGGAAGCGACGGCGTCGTCGTCGGGCAGGTGCCGGAACTGCGAAGCGATGTCCTCGGCCATCCGGACCTCCGGCGGGCGCGGGTCGGTCATGATCCACCCACCCCAACGGGGACGGAGTGCTTCAGCCGGACCTGGACGGCGGTCACCTTGTACTCCGGGCAGTTGGTGGCCCAGTCGGAGTACTCGGTCGTCACCACGTTGGCGCCGGACTCGGGGTGGTGGAAGGTCGTGTAGACCACGCCGGCAGGGACCCGCTCGGTGATGTCCGCCCGCAGTGTCGTCTCACCCATCCGGCTGGCCAGCACGACCTCGTCTCCGTCCGCGATGCCCCGGTCCTCCGCGTCGTGCGGGTGGATCTCCAGCACGTCCTCGTCGTGCCAGCGCACGTTCTCCGTACGGCGCGTCTGGGCGCCCACGTTGTACTGGGTGAGGATCCGGCCGGTGGTCAGCAGCAGCGGGAACCGGCGGGTCGACCGCTCGTTGGTGGGGACGTACGGCGTGGGGATCAGCCGGCCGAGCCCGCGGACGAAGGCGTCGACATGCATGACCGGCGTCCCGAGCTCGGCCGTGCCCGTGCACGGCCACTGCACGCTGCCGACCCGGTCCAGCAGGTCGAATGAGACGCCCGCGAAAGTCGGTGTGGTGGCTGCGATCTCGGCCATGATCTCCGACGGGTGCCCGTAGTCCATCGGGAAGCCCATCGCGGTGGCGACCTCGCAGGCGATCTGCCACTCGTGCTTGCCGGTGCGGGGCGGCATCACCGGGCGCACCCGGTTGATGCGCCGCTCGGCGTTGGTGAACGTGCCCTCCTTCTCCAGGAACGACGTCCCCGGCAGGAACACGTGCGCGAACGCCGACGTCTCGTTGAGGAACAGGTCTTCCACGACGACGAGCTCCATCGCGGCGAGGGCGGCGGCGACGTGCGCGGTGTTGGGGTCGGACTGCATGAAGTCCTCGCCCTGGATGAACATCGCCTTGAACGTCCCGTCGATGGCGGCGTCGAACATGTTCGGGATCCGCAGCCCCGGCTCGGGCTGGATCTGCACGCCCCACAGCCGCTCGTAGATCCCGCGCACCTCTGGGTCGGAGACATGCCGGTAGCCGGGCAGCTCGTGCGGGAACGAGCCCATGTCGCAGGAGCCCTGCACGTTGTTCTGCCCGCGCAGCGGGTTCACTCCGACGCCCTGGCGGCCGATGTTGCCCGTGGCCATCGCCAGGTTCGCGATCGCCATCACCGTGGTGGAGCCCTGGCTGTGCTCGGTGACGCCGAGGCCGTAGTAGATGGCGGCGTTCGGCGCGGACGCGTAGAGCCGCGCTGCCGCGCGCACCTCGTCGGCCGGGACGCCGCTGACGTCGGCGAGCGCCTCGGGGCTGTTCTCCGGGCGCGCGATGAACGCTGCCCACTCCGCGCCGCCCTCGCAGCGCGAGGCGACGAACTCCTCGTCTACCAGGCCCTCGGTGACGATGGTGTGCGCCAGCGCGTTGAGCACCGCCACGTTGGTGCCCGGCGCCAGCGCCAGGTGGTGGGCGGCCTGCACGTGCGGCGAACGGACCAAGTCGATCCGGCGGGGGTCGATGACGATCAGCTGCGCACCCTCTCGCAGCCGCTTCTTCAGCCGGGACGCGAAGACCGGGTGCGCCTCGGTCGGATTGGCACCGATGACGACGATGACGTCGGCCTTCTCGACGGAACGGAAGTCCTGGGTGCCGGCCGACGTCCCGAAGGTCTGCTTGAGCCCGTACCCGGTCGGCGAGTGGCAGACCCGGGCGCAGGTGTCGACGTTGTTGTTGCCGAACGCCGCCCGCACCATCTTCTGGACGACGTACACCTCCTCGTTGGTGCAGCGCGAGGACGTGACGCCCCCGACGGAGCCGACGCCGTGCCGGGACTGGATGTCGCGCAGGCGGTTCGCGACGTACGTGATCGCCTCGTCCCACGTCACCTCGCGCCACGGGTCGGCGATCGACTCGCGGACCATGGGGCTCAGCACCCGGTCGCGGTGGGTGGCGTAGCCCCACGCGAAGCGGCCCTTGACACAGGAGTGACCCTCGTTCGCACCGCCGTCCCTGGCCGGCACCATCCGGACCACGGTGTCGCCGCGCAGCTCGGCGTCGAAGGAGCAGCCGACGCCGCAGTAGGCGCAGGTCGTGCGCACCGTGCGCGTGGGCAGGCCGAGGTCCACCACGCTGCGCTCCTCCAGCGTCGCGGTGGGACAGGCCTGCACGCATGCGCCGCAGGACACGCATTCGGAGTCGAAGAACGACTCCCCCGCACCCGCAGCGACCTTCGACCCGAAGCCGCGGCCCTCGATGGTCAGCGCGAACGTCCCCTGCACCTCGCTGCAGGCCCGCACGCAGCGCGAGCAGACGATGCACTTGCTGGCGTCGAAGTCGAAGTAGGGGTTGGACGAGTCGGTCGGCAGGTCGAGGTGGTTCTCCCCGTCGTAGCCGTAGCGCACCTCGCGCAGCCCGACGACGCCGGCCATGTCCTGCAGCTCGCAGTCGCCGTTGGCCGGGCAGGTGAGGCAGTCCAGCGGGTGGTCGGAGATGTAGAGCTCCATCACGTTGCGGCGCAACCGTTCCAGCCGCTCCGTCTCCGTGCGCACGACCATGCCGTCGGAGCACGGCGTCGTGCAGGACGCCGGCGTCCCCTTCACCCCGTCGATCTCCACCAGGCACAGCCGGCACGACCCGAAGGCGTCCAGCCGGTCGGTGGCGCACAGCTTCGGCACGTCGTGGCCGGCCAGCGACGCCGCCCGCATCACCGACGTGCCCGCAGGGACCGTGACAGAAGCGCCGTCGACGGTCACGGTGACGTCGACGTCCGACTGCACCGCGGGAGTGCCGCGGTCGGGCTCGTGGAGCACGGTCACGGGCGCACCTCCGGGGTGAAGTCCTCCGGCCACCAGGTGAGGGCGCTGCGCACGGGCAGCGGGGTGAGCCCGCCCATGGCGCACAGCGACCCGTCGGTCATCGTCACCAGCAGGTCGTCCAGCAGCGCGAGGTTCGCGTCCCGGTCCGTGCCCGCTACGATCCGGTCGATGACCTCGACGCCGCGCACGGAGCCGACCCGGCAGGGCGTGCACTTCCCGCAGGACTCCTCCGCGCAGAACTCCATCGCGAAGCGCGCCTGGCGGGCCATGTCCACGGTGTCGTCGAACACGACGACACCGCCGTGCCCGAGCAGGCCGCCGGCCTCGGCCAGCGCCTCGTAGTCGGCGGGAACCTCGAGCCGGTCGGCGGGCAGGTAGGAGCCGAGCGGGCCACCCACCTGGACCGCGCGGACCGGGCGCCCGCTTCTGGTGCCGCCGGCCCACCGGTCCACCAGGTCGGCGAGCGGGACGCCGAACGGGACCTCGACCAGGCCGCCGCGGGCGACGTTGCCGCCGAGCTGGGCCACCAGGGTCCCGCGCGACCGGCCGAGGCCGAGCGAGGCATACGCCCCCGCACCCGATGCCAGGACGGCGGGCACGGTGGCGAGCGTGGTGAGGTTGTTGACCACGGTCGGGCAGCCGAACAGGCCGGCCAGCGCGGGCAGTGGCGGCTTGGCCCGCACCACCGGGCGCCTGCCCTCGAGGCTCTCCAGCATCGAGGTCTCCTCGCCGCACACGTATGACCCGGCGCCCACCCGGACCTCGAGGTCGAAGCGCAGCCCGGAGCCCAGCACGTCCGCGCCGAGCCAGCCCGCGTCATACGCGGCGGCCACGGCCCGGCGCAGCGCGGCGACCGCGTCGGGGTACTCCGAGCGCACGTACACGTACCCGCGCGCGGCGCCGACCGCGTAGGCCGCGATCGTCATGCCCTCGATCGTGGAGAACGGGTCGCCCTCCATCAGCATCCGGTCCGCGAACGTGCCGCTGTCGCCCTCGTCGGCGTTGCACACCACGTACTTCCGCGCGCCGTCGGCCTGCGCCACGGTCGCCCACTTCACGCCGGTGGGGAAGCCCGCACCACCGCGCCCGCGCAGCCCCGACGCGGTCACCTCCGCGACGACGTCGGCCGGCGACATCGCCAGCGCCTGGCGCAGCCCGGCCAGACCGCCGTGCGCCTCGTAGTCCTCGGTCGACAGGGGGTCCACCACCCCGAGGCGGGCGCAGGTCACCCGGGCCTGGTCCCGCAGCCACGCCAGATCCTCGACCGGCCCGAGCGCGAGCGGGTGCGCCACGTCCGCGGGGTCCCGGTCCAGCAGGCCCGCGGCCAGCAGCGACGGGACGTCCGCCGCCGTGACCGGGCCGAAGCCGTGCCGCGGGCCACCGTGGGCGGAGACCTCCACCAGCGGCTCGAGCCACAGCGCTCCGCGGCTGCCGGTGCGCACCAGCCGGGTGTCCGGGCCGCTGCCCAGCGCCTCGCCGACCGCCGCCGCCACCGCGTCGGCGCCCACTGACCGCGCCGCCGAGTCCGCGGGCACGTGGACGGTCCGGGCCGCCGTCACGACCCACCGCCGGAGTCCGTCAGCAGCTCGGCCATCCGCTCCGGGTCGACCCGGCCGTGCAGTACGCCATCGACCTCGACGGACGGTCCGAGCGCGCAGTTGCCCAGGCAGAAGACGTCGTCGAGCGTCACGCTGCCGTCCGCCGCGGTCTCACCCAGCGACAGTCCGGTGCGCAGCTCGGCAGCGGCCACCACGGCGTCGGCGCCGACGGCCTGGCACGCCTCGGCCCGGCAGACCCGCACCACGGTCCGGCCGGGCGGCGTGGTGCGCAGGTCGCGGTAGAACGACGCCACCCCGTGCACGTCGGCCCGCGAGACGTTCAGCTCCCGTGCCACCAGCGGTACGCACTCCGCCGGGAGGTAGCCGTACGCGGCCACCAGGTCGAGCAGCACGGGCAGCAGCGGGCCCTCGGCGTCCCGGTGCCGGTCGACGCAGGAGCGCACCGCGGCCTCGACCTCCGCGGGAGCGGCGGCGGGCGGCTGCGTGGTCACGACGGTCCTCCGGTCACGTCGCGCCTCCGGCGGGCGACGTCCCTCCGGCGGGCGACCGGTCCTCCCGGCCAGGGTAGTCCGCGAACCGCTCCTCGCCGGCGTACACCGTGAACGACCCGTCGCGCACGAACCCGACCAGGGTCAGCCCCGCCGAGCGGGCCAGCTCCACCGCCAGCGACGAGGGGGCGGACACCGCAGCCAGCACCGGGATCCCGGCCATCACGGCCTTCTGCACCAGCTCGAACGACGCGCGCCCGCTCACCTGCAGCGCGCAGTCGGCGGCCGGCAGCAGGCCCTCCCTCAGCGCCACGCCGACGACCTTGTCCACCGCGTTGTGCCGGCCGACGTCCTCGCGCACGACGACGGTGTCCCCGCCGTCGAGCCGGAACAGCCCGGCGGCGTGCAGGCCGCCCGTGCGCGCGAAGGTCGCCTGGTCGCGCGCCAGCCGCTCCGGCAGCGTCGCGAGCACCTCCGGGTCCACCTGGGGCGCCACGCCGGCCACCGGCCAGCCGCTGCGGGCCAGCACCGCGTCCGCCGCGTCCGACCCACACACGCCGCACGCGCTCGTCACCGGGTAGGCGCGCGCCAGCGGCGCGGGGACTCCGGGCGCGAGGGTGACCTCGACCGACGCGGCCCGCTCGTCGTCCTCGCCCATCGCCCGCTCGCGCACGGACAGCACGTCGGCCGCAGCCCGGACGCAGCCCTCGGACACCAGCCAGCCCAGCGCGAGGTCGATGTCGTCGCCCGGCGTGCGCATCGTGACCGTCGTCGGCGCACCGGCGACCCGCAGCTCCACCGGCTGCTCGATGGCGACGTCGTCGACCGGGGGGCGGGCCTCGGCGTCGGGCCCGTACCGCCGCACCCGGTAGCGCCGGACCGAGATCACCGCCGGCTCCCGCAGCGGGACGGACACGGGCTCGGCACCGCAGCAACATACGCCGCGGTGCGCCGGCCGGACCGCGATACGGGAGCGGGGATGGTGGAGCATGGCCCGGTGACCCCCGAGGACGCCGTGCTCGCCGCCGCCGGAGCCGCGCTCGCGGACGGCGACGTGGTCACCGACCCCGACGTCATGGCGTCCTACCGGCAGGACCGCTCGACCGGCTCGGCGGTCGGGGAGCCGTTCGCGGTCGTCTTCCCCCGCACCGTCGACCAGGTGTCGGCCGTCCTGAGTGCCGCGTACGCGCACCGCGTCCCCGTGGTCCCCCGTGGCGCCGGCTCCGGACTGTCGGGCGGATCCAACGCCGTCGACGGCTCCCTGGTCGTCTGTCTGGAGCGGATGCGCAACGTCCGGTCGGTCGAGGTCGGCGACGGCTACGTCGAGACCGAGCCGGGAGTGCTCAACCAGGACCTGCGCGACCACGTCGCCGGCCACGGGCTCTGGTACGCCCCGGACCCGGCCAGCAAGGACTTCTGCTCGATCGGCGGCAACGTCAACACCAACGCGGGCGGCCTGTGCTGCGTGAAGTACGGCGTCACCCGCGACGCCGTGCTGGGCCTGGAGGTCGTGCTCGCCGACGGCCGGGTGACCCGGGTCGGGCGCCGCTCGGTGAAGGGGGTCGCGGGGTACGACCTCGCCGGGCTGTTCGTCGGCAGCGAGGGCACGCTCGGCGTCGTGACGATGGCGCGGCTGCGGCTGCGCCCGCTGCCACCGCCGGCCACGACGGCGGTCGCGGTGTTCGCCGACGTCGAGGCCGCCGGGCGCGCGGTCGAGGCGGTGATGCGTACGACGTCCCCCAGCATGCTGGAGCTGATGGACCGC is part of the Candidatus Nanopelagicales bacterium genome and harbors:
- a CDS encoding NADH-ubiquinone oxidoreductase-F iron-sulfur binding region domain-containing protein: MTAARTVHVPADSAARSVGADAVAAAVGEALGSGPDTRLVRTGSRGALWLEPLVEVSAHGGPRHGFGPVTAADVPSLLAAGLLDRDPADVAHPLALGPVEDLAWLRDQARVTCARLGVVDPLSTEDYEAHGGLAGLRQALAMSPADVVAEVTASGLRGRGGAGFPTGVKWATVAQADGARKYVVCNADEGDSGTFADRMLMEGDPFSTIEGMTIAAYAVGAARGYVYVRSEYPDAVAALRRAVAAAYDAGWLGADVLGSGLRFDLEVRVGAGSYVCGEETSMLESLEGRRPVVRAKPPLPALAGLFGCPTVVNNLTTLATVPAVLASGAGAYASLGLGRSRGTLVAQLGGNVARGGLVEVPFGVPLADLVDRWAGGTRSGRPVRAVQVGGPLGSYLPADRLEVPADYEALAEAGGLLGHGGVVVFDDTVDMARQARFAMEFCAEESCGKCTPCRVGSVRGVEVIDRIVAGTDRDANLALLDDLLVTMTDGSLCAMGGLTPLPVRSALTWWPEDFTPEVRP
- the fdhF gene encoding formate dehydrogenase subunit alpha, translated to MTVLHEPDRGTPAVQSDVDVTVTVDGASVTVPAGTSVMRAASLAGHDVPKLCATDRLDAFGSCRLCLVEIDGVKGTPASCTTPCSDGMVVRTETERLERLRRNVMELYISDHPLDCLTCPANGDCELQDMAGVVGLREVRYGYDGENHLDLPTDSSNPYFDFDASKCIVCSRCVRACSEVQGTFALTIEGRGFGSKVAAGAGESFFDSECVSCGACVQACPTATLEERSVVDLGLPTRTVRTTCAYCGVGCSFDAELRGDTVVRMVPARDGGANEGHSCVKGRFAWGYATHRDRVLSPMVRESIADPWREVTWDEAITYVANRLRDIQSRHGVGSVGGVTSSRCTNEEVYVVQKMVRAAFGNNNVDTCARVCHSPTGYGLKQTFGTSAGTQDFRSVEKADVIVVIGANPTEAHPVFASRLKKRLREGAQLIVIDPRRIDLVRSPHVQAAHHLALAPGTNVAVLNALAHTIVTEGLVDEEFVASRCEGGAEWAAFIARPENSPEALADVSGVPADEVRAAARLYASAPNAAIYYGLGVTEHSQGSTTVMAIANLAMATGNIGRQGVGVNPLRGQNNVQGSCDMGSFPHELPGYRHVSDPEVRGIYERLWGVQIQPEPGLRIPNMFDAAIDGTFKAMFIQGEDFMQSDPNTAHVAAALAAMELVVVEDLFLNETSAFAHVFLPGTSFLEKEGTFTNAERRINRVRPVMPPRTGKHEWQIACEVATAMGFPMDYGHPSEIMAEIAATTPTFAGVSFDLLDRVGSVQWPCTGTAELGTPVMHVDAFVRGLGRLIPTPYVPTNERSTRRFPLLLTTGRILTQYNVGAQTRRTENVRWHDEDVLEIHPHDAEDRGIADGDEVVLASRMGETTLRADITERVPAGVVYTTFHHPESGANVVTTEYSDWATNCPEYKVTAVQVRLKHSVPVGVGGS
- a CDS encoding formate dehydrogenase subunit delta; the encoded protein is MTDPRPPEVRMAEDIASQFRHLPDDDAVASVLNHVTMFWDPRMRARLVSLVASAPGPIDPVVVRVADALAVRGAPAQA
- a CDS encoding NAD(P)H-dependent oxidoreductase subunit E, with protein sequence MTTQPPAAAPAEVEAAVRSCVDRHRDAEGPLLPVLLDLVAAYGYLPAECVPLVARELNVSRADVHGVASFYRDLRTTPPGRTVVRVCRAEACQAVGADAVVAAAELRTGLSLGETAADGSVTLDDVFCLGNCALGPSVEVDGVLHGRVDPERMAELLTDSGGGS
- a CDS encoding HAMP domain-containing sensor histidine kinase → MSLRTKLAVAFALVALGVAIAVGTLAYLATANRLNAEIDRSLQQQADLVAGALIRQPPPGEPDRFDPGRDPLRLPGDDDLPTQVLTGDGRAVAAPNATVDLPVDESDLALARSGTRSIQTRDVVIDGTAYRMVTQSLGDGRGAVQVASDRSETDRLLTTMATALAAVGLLVVLAAAAVGWYVARRITGRLVRLTAAVEEVGSTGRLDVDVPREGADEVARLGGEFDAMLARLAASREDQQRLVQDAAHELRTPLTSLRTNISLLGSFEDLDPATRSHVLADLQGETRELTHLVDEIVDLAIEAPAQADAEPVDLAAVAHRVAERARRRSGREVTVTADASTVVGSAAALERALWNLVDNAAKFDGSGAPIEIGVHEGTVWVADRGPGVAPQDRDRVFDRFYRADDVRGKPGSGLGLAIVREIAVAHGGTVFVDDRDGGGAVLGMRLPATPSTAQA
- the fdhD gene encoding formate dehydrogenase accessory sulfurtransferase FdhD, with the protein product MSVPLREPAVISVRRYRVRRYGPDAEARPPVDDVAIEQPVELRVAGAPTTVTMRTPGDDIDLALGWLVSEGCVRAAADVLSVRERAMGEDDERAASVEVTLAPGVPAPLARAYPVTSACGVCGSDAADAVLARSGWPVAGVAPQVDPEVLATLPERLARDQATFARTGGLHAAGLFRLDGGDTVVVREDVGRHNAVDKVVGVALREGLLPAADCALQVSGRASFELVQKAVMAGIPVLAAVSAPSSLAVELARSAGLTLVGFVRDGSFTVYAGEERFADYPGREDRSPAGGTSPAGGAT
- a CDS encoding FAD-linked oxidase C-terminal domain-containing protein translates to MTPEDAVLAAAGAALADGDVVTDPDVMASYRQDRSTGSAVGEPFAVVFPRTVDQVSAVLSAAYAHRVPVVPRGAGSGLSGGSNAVDGSLVVCLERMRNVRSVEVGDGYVETEPGVLNQDLRDHVAGHGLWYAPDPASKDFCSIGGNVNTNAGGLCCVKYGVTRDAVLGLEVVLADGRVTRVGRRSVKGVAGYDLAGLFVGSEGTLGVVTMARLRLRPLPPPATTAVAVFADVEAAGRAVEAVMRTTSPSMLELMDRTTLVAVEALRPMGLDTTAEALLVAQSDLPGDAGTAEADLLLAACERAGAVETYRSEDPEQAELLLGARRLAIPALEAMGDWLLDDVAVPRSRLAEAVRRIADVAQRHDTVVGTFGHAGDGNLHPTLVVPRGDEDAAARALRAFDEILDVALALGGTVTGEHGVGLLKRRALAEELDPVAVDLHARVKAAFDPRGILNPGKALPRW